A part of Candidatus Saccharibacteria bacterium genomic DNA contains:
- the rpoC gene encoding DNA-directed RNA polymerase subunit beta' translates to MTRVVATTGIADFDAVRLAVASPEDILKWSYGEVTKPETINYRTQKPERDGLFCERIFGPVKDINPHDNKLKGVRSREAAIDKNGELVTKAIVRRERMAHINLAAPVAHIWFMRGTPSAMSLLLGITVRNLERIAYFATYVILAADNEKREQMLADLEAETEAARVAIKIRYEREAGVEDADVKKLAEAQSRELEELEATAGVKKVQLESLVKGAMLNETDYRNLPEEYEELVTVGMGGTALKAMLDEVDLPILIAELQAEVEGAKGQREKKLLKRLKVLEGMQAAGIKPSSLCLTVLPVIPPDLRPMVQLTGGRFATSDLNDLYRRVINRNNRLKKLIDLNAPEVIRRNEMRMLQEAVDSLIDNSAARGGRAVNATGGRRRLKSISDMLKGKQGRFRQNLLGKRVDYSGRSVIVVGPKLKIHQCGLPKQMALELFKPFVISWLIRGEYAHNIRSATRLIEAGEAVVWDALDACIEGKYVLLNRAPSLHRLSIQAFQPVLVEGKAIQLHPLVASGFNADYDGDQMAVHLPLSKEAQAEAKELMSAVNNLLKPADGSPVLNINQDIVLGNYYLTYNKPSAQTATVAVFANSRDAELAYDMGKLQLQSPIRVRAKDEIRTTTLGRVFFNEILPADFPYNDNVQNKKELKKVLAQIFDKYGAEETAHTADRMKGLAFRFATTSAVSTGMQDYLSFDEISEFIAEGDAKTALVSDQYDQGLITDDERYSLTVANWRGVDRRIEDFLRVELGKMDTSISTMVNSGARGNITNVKLASAMIGIQVDATNREIELPVRSNFKRGLSSLEAFVATRGARKGLIDTALKTADSGYLTRRLVDVSQDVFTVEDQTGDDEGFTIYRSESEMTMIDFGNRLYGRYTAKEVPGHVGKDELITRAIANAIEADSDVTEVTIQNVLSTNNLNGIPRKSYGLDMATNELVDNAQPVGVIAAQSVGEPGTQLTLNTFHSSGVGGSDITQGLPRVEELFEARTPKGQAYMSEVTGLVDVWEDGKRYVVQVTPEAGHVERMPLEGRTVAVKAGSNVKVGDVLATTEGEAHPLVAPFDGVVELAEDTLVIAANASAPVRYEIPGSAQLVIKAGDHVEAGDRLTGGSLNLHDLMRLKGTEATQRYIINEVLRIYAAQGQDVADKHLEIIVRQMFSRVQVEDPGDSTFVMGDIVSKASVVDANKSLAAAGKTLAQYTQLLLGITKVSIWSDSWLSAASFQDTTRVLINAATSGRADRLNGLKENVIIGRKIPVGTGARGYVPEAVDLGDFATDETDVVEEISAAVDLES, encoded by the coding sequence ATGACACGTGTTGTAGCCACTACGGGCATCGCTGACTTCGATGCAGTGCGACTGGCGGTCGCAAGCCCAGAAGACATCTTGAAATGGAGTTATGGGGAAGTCACGAAGCCTGAGACAATTAACTATCGTACGCAAAAACCAGAGCGCGATGGCTTGTTCTGTGAACGAATTTTCGGTCCAGTCAAAGACATCAACCCGCATGACAACAAACTAAAGGGCGTGCGGTCGCGTGAAGCCGCTATCGACAAAAACGGTGAACTGGTCACCAAGGCGATTGTCCGCCGTGAGCGCATGGCTCATATTAACCTGGCTGCTCCTGTAGCGCACATTTGGTTTATGCGTGGTACACCGAGCGCTATGAGCCTGCTGCTTGGCATTACTGTTCGCAATCTCGAGCGTATCGCATACTTTGCAACCTACGTGATCTTGGCGGCCGACAATGAGAAGCGTGAACAAATGCTTGCTGATCTCGAGGCCGAAACTGAAGCAGCCCGCGTGGCGATAAAGATTCGGTACGAAAGGGAAGCTGGTGTCGAGGATGCCGATGTCAAGAAGCTTGCTGAAGCCCAAAGTCGTGAACTAGAGGAGTTGGAAGCTACTGCGGGTGTCAAGAAGGTACAGCTGGAAAGCCTTGTAAAGGGAGCCATGCTGAACGAAACCGACTATCGTAATCTTCCTGAAGAATATGAGGAGCTTGTAACTGTTGGGATGGGCGGAACAGCCCTTAAAGCTATGCTCGACGAAGTTGATCTCCCGATTCTTATTGCCGAGCTTCAGGCAGAAGTTGAAGGTGCTAAAGGTCAACGAGAGAAGAAGCTACTCAAGCGCTTGAAGGTTCTTGAAGGCATGCAAGCTGCTGGTATCAAACCAAGTAGTCTTTGCTTGACTGTTCTGCCAGTTATTCCTCCGGACTTGCGCCCGATGGTTCAGCTAACAGGTGGTCGTTTCGCGACTAGTGACCTTAATGACCTCTATCGTCGTGTCATCAACCGTAACAACCGCCTGAAGAAACTCATTGATCTCAACGCGCCAGAAGTGATCCGCCGTAACGAAATGCGCATGCTTCAAGAAGCTGTTGATAGCCTGATTGATAACTCTGCGGCTCGTGGTGGTCGTGCCGTCAATGCGACTGGTGGTCGCAGGAGGCTCAAGAGCATTAGCGATATGCTTAAAGGGAAGCAGGGGCGTTTCCGCCAGAACCTGCTTGGTAAGCGAGTTGACTATTCGGGTCGTAGTGTGATTGTGGTTGGTCCAAAGCTCAAAATCCATCAGTGTGGTCTGCCAAAGCAAATGGCACTTGAGTTGTTTAAGCCGTTTGTTATTAGCTGGTTGATTCGTGGTGAGTATGCGCACAACATTCGCAGCGCAACACGGCTTATCGAAGCTGGAGAAGCAGTTGTATGGGACGCGCTTGATGCGTGTATCGAAGGAAAGTATGTCCTACTCAACCGCGCACCGTCACTACACCGCCTGAGTATTCAGGCCTTCCAGCCAGTGCTTGTCGAGGGTAAGGCAATCCAGTTACATCCGCTTGTCGCTAGTGGTTTTAATGCCGACTACGACGGTGACCAGATGGCTGTTCACTTGCCTCTGAGTAAAGAAGCACAGGCCGAAGCGAAGGAGCTCATGAGCGCGGTTAATAACCTGCTCAAACCTGCCGACGGGAGCCCAGTGCTCAACATCAACCAGGATATCGTGCTTGGTAACTATTACCTAACATACAACAAGCCAAGTGCGCAAACGGCAACCGTGGCAGTCTTTGCCAACAGCCGCGACGCAGAGCTTGCCTATGATATGGGCAAACTGCAACTGCAAAGTCCAATTCGCGTCCGTGCGAAAGATGAAATTCGTACCACGACGCTTGGTCGCGTGTTCTTCAACGAGATTCTGCCTGCTGATTTTCCGTACAACGACAATGTACAGAACAAGAAAGAGCTCAAAAAAGTTCTGGCGCAAATCTTTGACAAGTATGGTGCTGAAGAAACTGCGCATACTGCCGACCGCATGAAAGGTCTTGCCTTCCGTTTTGCAACGACAAGTGCCGTATCGACCGGTATGCAAGACTACCTGAGCTTTGATGAGATTAGCGAGTTTATCGCCGAAGGTGACGCTAAGACTGCGCTTGTATCTGATCAGTACGATCAAGGACTGATCACCGATGATGAGCGCTATAGTCTAACGGTCGCGAATTGGCGCGGTGTTGACCGTAGGATTGAAGATTTCCTGCGCGTCGAGCTTGGTAAAATGGACACTAGTATCTCGACAATGGTTAACTCGGGCGCGCGCGGTAACATTACTAACGTCAAACTGGCAAGCGCCATGATTGGTATTCAGGTGGACGCTACCAACCGTGAGATTGAGCTACCAGTACGTAGCAACTTCAAACGTGGCCTTTCGAGCCTGGAGGCATTTGTGGCAACACGTGGTGCACGCAAGGGTCTGATTGACACTGCACTTAAGACGGCTGACTCGGGGTACCTCACTCGTCGTCTTGTTGATGTTAGCCAAGATGTCTTTACGGTTGAGGATCAAACCGGTGACGACGAAGGCTTTACGATTTATCGATCTGAATCAGAAATGACTATGATTGATTTTGGTAACCGCCTCTATGGTCGCTATACCGCTAAGGAAGTTCCTGGTCATGTAGGGAAAGACGAGCTGATTACTCGTGCCATTGCCAATGCGATCGAAGCTGACAGTGATGTGACTGAGGTAACTATCCAAAACGTGCTTTCAACCAACAACTTAAACGGCATTCCCCGCAAGAGCTATGGTCTTGACATGGCAACAAACGAGCTTGTAGACAACGCTCAGCCAGTCGGTGTTATCGCTGCACAATCAGTCGGTGAACCTGGCACACAGCTAACGCTCAATACCTTCCACAGTTCTGGCGTCGGTGGTTCGGACATCACTCAGGGTCTACCGCGTGTCGAAGAATTGTTTGAAGCGCGCACTCCAAAGGGTCAGGCCTATATGAGTGAAGTTACCGGACTTGTCGATGTATGGGAAGATGGCAAAAGGTATGTTGTTCAGGTGACCCCAGAAGCGGGACATGTCGAACGCATGCCGCTTGAGGGCCGTACGGTAGCAGTAAAGGCTGGGAGCAATGTCAAAGTTGGTGATGTGCTGGCCACAACTGAAGGTGAAGCGCATCCGCTCGTCGCGCCATTTGACGGTGTTGTTGAATTAGCTGAAGATACTCTAGTGATTGCCGCTAACGCTAGTGCTCCAGTACGCTACGAAATTCCCGGTAGCGCGCAGCTTGTTATTAAGGCTGGCGACCATGTGGAAGCTGGAGATCGCCTAACTGGTGGCTCACTGAACCTGCATGATCTTATGCGCCTTAAGGGTACTGAAGCTACCCAGCGCTATATCATCAATGAAGTACTACGTATATACGCCGCCCAGGGACAAGATGTGGCTGACAAGCACCTCGAGATCATCGTTCGCCAGATGTTCAGTCGTGTGCAAGTTGAGGATCCGGGCGATAGCACCTTTGTGATGGGTGATATCGTCAGCAAAGCAAGCGTAGTTGATGCCAACAAATCACTTGCAGCAGCCGGCAAGACGCTGGCGCAGTACACACAGCTTCTGCTCGGTATTACCAAGGTGTCGATTTGGAGTGATAGCTGGCTCTCCGCTGCTAGCTTCCAGGATACGACTCGTGTTCTGATCAATGCTGCTACTAGTGGACGCGCCGACAGGCTAAACGGCCTCAAAGAAAATGTGATCATCGGACGTAAGATTCCTGTTGGAACTGGTGCTCGAGGCTACGTGCCAGAAGCAGTCGATCTCGGTGATTTCGCGACCGATGAGACAGATGTTGTCGAAGAGATTTCGGCAGCAGTCGATCTGGAGTCGTAG
- the rpsL gene encoding 30S ribosomal protein S12 — protein MPTINQLVRKPRQIAGKKSKSPALGRIHNALKVRYYDQDAPLKRGVCVKVTTKTPKKPNSALRKVARVRLTNGHEVWAYIGGEGHNLQEHAVVLVRGGRVPDLPGVRYHIVRGALDLQGVAKRKQGRSKYGAKKAEK, from the coding sequence ATGCCTACAATTAATCAGCTCGTGCGAAAACCTCGCCAGATTGCCGGGAAGAAGAGCAAATCACCGGCACTCGGGCGAATCCATAACGCACTGAAGGTTCGCTACTACGACCAAGACGCGCCGCTAAAACGCGGTGTTTGTGTCAAAGTCACGACCAAAACCCCGAAAAAACCAAACTCGGCGCTTCGTAAAGTTGCCCGCGTGCGCCTTACTAATGGTCACGAAGTTTGGGCTTACATTGGTGGCGAGGGGCATAACCTACAAGAGCATGCTGTTGTGCTTGTTCGCGGTGGTCGTGTGCCCGATCTACCAGGTGTCCGTTACCACATAGTTCGCGGTGCGCTCGACCTGCAGGGTGTCGCAAAGCGCAAACAAGGCCGTAGTAAGTACGGTGCCAAGAAGGCGGAGAAATAG
- a CDS encoding DNA-directed RNA polymerase subunit beta, which produces MPKAKVANSTAPLQRVFFTNDDTALEVPNLIAHQKESWKDFVETGLSEIFAELNPIEDYTGQKLELRFKDYAFQEPKNPEQFAKENNLTFDAPLLVNVELTNKVTGEVKEQEIYLGDYPWMTDRATFVINGTERVVVSQLIRSAGVFFTAERGLGKNLYSAKLIPGRGAWLEFETASNGAIYVKIDRRRKIAVTTLLRALGYSKVSEIKELFKDIDTGETKYIDATLEKDPSHGVNEALIEVYRRLRPGDLATVDNARQMIERMFYDFKRFDYSRVGRYKMNQRLGLNLPNTTENRVFQLSDLVAIIREIIRLNNTQEPGDDIDALSNRRVKLVGELVARQFRVGMLRMQRNAMDRMSMSDITTVTPSQLINARPVVAAVREFFASSQLSQLLDEVNPLSELSHKRRLSSMGPGGLSRERAGFDVRDAHPTHYGRICSVETPEGANIGLVLNLASYARVNEYGFVETPYLKVSNGKVTDEVVYLDASHEVTEVIADAGAELDKNGKFVAERVSARKFLKPGQVDVTEVTYMDAAHKQILGSTAALVPFIEKNRIDRSLTGSNMQRQAVPLLTPEAPIVGTGIEAQVARDSSQLVVAEAAGEVLRADGDAVEVEYKAGKKVYSLIHFAKSNDDRSINQKVRVSRGDKVKKGDILIEGASIARGEIALGKDLLVAFMPWAGYNMDDAVVISRRLVEDDSLTSINIKDYNVEVRETKLGPEIVTRDIPNVSEESLRHLDEDGIVQVGSEVSAGDVLVGKITPKGEQELSSEERLLRAIFGEKAKDVRDTSQRMNNAGGGKVVGVKIFSRENGHELKAGVLMQIQIFVAQLRKISVGDKLAGRHGNKGVVARILPQEDMPYMADGTPVDIVLNPLGVPSRMNLGQLFETHLGMAARALGYHVATPPFNGVPNTVIESELVKAGFTSDGKSQLFDGRSGEAFEERTTVGVMHMIKLHHMVSDKIHARSTGPYTMVTQQPLGGKAQNGGQRFGEMEVWALEAYGAAATLQEMLTIKSDDVYGRAKAYESIIKDDVITGPKLPESFNVLVKELQGLGLRVDLMDDSETIDAESVIEQSGPEDKSVPVLDDEPTEFVLDEADDFGDIDEDDGMSIQDIDEIEEIKEEA; this is translated from the coding sequence ATGCCAAAAGCGAAAGTTGCTAATAGCACCGCACCGCTGCAGCGCGTCTTTTTTACAAATGACGACACTGCGCTCGAAGTTCCAAATCTCATCGCTCACCAGAAAGAGTCGTGGAAAGACTTTGTTGAAACTGGTCTGAGCGAGATTTTTGCCGAACTCAACCCCATAGAAGACTATACAGGCCAAAAGCTTGAGCTGCGCTTTAAGGATTACGCATTTCAAGAGCCAAAGAACCCAGAGCAGTTTGCGAAAGAAAACAACCTCACTTTCGATGCGCCACTGCTTGTCAATGTGGAACTAACAAACAAAGTCACTGGTGAAGTAAAAGAGCAGGAAATCTACCTCGGTGATTACCCATGGATGACCGATCGCGCCACCTTTGTTATTAACGGTACAGAGCGTGTGGTTGTAAGTCAGCTGATTCGCAGCGCCGGTGTCTTTTTCACTGCCGAGCGCGGTCTTGGCAAGAATCTTTACAGTGCAAAACTTATTCCTGGTCGTGGTGCGTGGCTGGAATTTGAAACCGCCAGCAACGGCGCAATCTATGTCAAAATAGATCGCCGCCGCAAAATCGCCGTCACTACGCTGTTACGCGCTCTCGGCTACAGCAAAGTGAGCGAGATTAAGGAACTCTTTAAAGATATCGACACCGGTGAAACCAAATATATTGATGCAACGCTTGAAAAAGATCCTAGTCATGGCGTCAACGAGGCTTTGATTGAAGTCTACCGCCGCCTGCGCCCAGGTGATCTGGCGACAGTCGATAACGCGCGCCAAATGATCGAGCGCATGTTCTATGACTTTAAGCGCTTTGACTATAGTCGGGTTGGTCGTTACAAAATGAACCAGCGCCTTGGGCTGAATTTGCCAAATACAACTGAGAACAGGGTATTCCAGTTGTCCGACCTTGTGGCAATCATCCGCGAGATCATTCGTCTTAATAACACTCAAGAGCCAGGCGACGATATCGACGCCCTCAGCAACCGCCGCGTCAAACTAGTCGGCGAACTGGTGGCTCGTCAGTTCCGTGTCGGCATGCTTCGTATGCAGCGCAACGCTATGGACCGTATGAGCATGAGCGACATTACCACAGTAACGCCAAGCCAACTTATCAATGCGCGCCCCGTGGTTGCCGCTGTTCGTGAATTCTTTGCCAGCAGCCAGCTCTCGCAGCTGCTCGACGAAGTGAACCCACTTTCAGAACTCAGCCACAAACGACGCCTTAGCAGTATGGGCCCCGGTGGACTAAGCCGTGAACGAGCCGGCTTTGATGTGCGCGATGCTCACCCAACACACTATGGACGAATCTGTAGCGTGGAAACGCCTGAAGGTGCCAACATTGGGCTTGTACTCAACCTCGCTAGCTATGCGCGTGTCAACGAATACGGTTTCGTAGAAACTCCTTATTTGAAAGTGAGTAACGGCAAGGTGACAGACGAAGTTGTGTACCTCGACGCCAGCCACGAAGTCACTGAAGTGATTGCTGATGCCGGTGCCGAGCTCGACAAAAACGGCAAATTTGTTGCCGAACGCGTGAGCGCTCGTAAGTTCCTAAAGCCAGGGCAAGTCGATGTGACTGAAGTCACATACATGGACGCCGCACACAAACAAATTTTGGGAAGCACGGCTGCACTCGTGCCATTTATCGAGAAAAACCGTATTGACCGCTCGCTGACCGGTTCGAACATGCAGCGCCAGGCCGTACCGCTACTCACGCCAGAAGCGCCGATAGTTGGTACTGGTATTGAAGCCCAGGTCGCTCGCGACAGCAGTCAGTTGGTGGTTGCCGAAGCTGCCGGTGAAGTACTGCGTGCTGATGGCGACGCTGTTGAAGTGGAATACAAAGCAGGTAAAAAAGTTTATAGTCTGATCCACTTTGCGAAAAGCAACGACGATCGCTCGATCAACCAGAAAGTCCGCGTATCGCGCGGCGACAAAGTAAAGAAGGGCGACATACTCATCGAAGGCGCCAGCATTGCTCGCGGTGAAATCGCGCTCGGTAAAGATCTACTAGTTGCCTTCATGCCATGGGCCGGGTACAACATGGACGACGCGGTTGTTATTAGCCGCCGGCTTGTTGAAGACGATAGCCTGACGAGCATTAATATTAAGGACTACAATGTTGAAGTCCGCGAAACCAAGCTAGGTCCAGAAATCGTCACCCGTGACATTCCAAATGTCAGCGAGGAGAGCCTGCGTCATCTCGATGAAGACGGTATCGTGCAAGTAGGAAGTGAAGTATCGGCTGGCGATGTGCTTGTTGGTAAGATTACCCCTAAGGGTGAGCAAGAACTCAGTTCCGAAGAGCGCCTTTTGCGAGCCATCTTTGGAGAAAAGGCCAAAGACGTACGCGACACCAGCCAGCGTATGAACAACGCTGGTGGCGGTAAGGTTGTCGGTGTCAAGATCTTCAGCCGCGAGAACGGTCACGAGCTAAAGGCTGGCGTGCTAATGCAAATTCAGATATTTGTTGCTCAGCTACGCAAGATTAGTGTTGGTGACAAGCTCGCTGGTCGCCACGGTAACAAGGGTGTTGTGGCACGTATTTTGCCACAAGAGGACATGCCATACATGGCCGACGGAACGCCAGTCGACATCGTGCTCAATCCGCTTGGTGTGCCAAGCCGTATGAACCTTGGCCAGCTATTTGAAACTCACCTTGGCATGGCAGCACGAGCTCTCGGCTATCATGTGGCAACACCACCTTTTAACGGTGTGCCAAACACTGTTATCGAAAGTGAGCTAGTCAAAGCCGGCTTTACATCTGATGGTAAAAGTCAACTGTTCGATGGTCGCAGCGGTGAAGCGTTTGAAGAGCGAACCACAGTTGGTGTGATGCACATGATTAAACTCCACCACATGGTGAGCGACAAGATCCACGCCCGCAGCACTGGCCCTTACACCATGGTTACGCAACAGCCACTTGGCGGTAAAGCCCAAAATGGTGGTCAGCGCTTTGGTGAAATGGAAGTGTGGGCCCTCGAAGCATACGGTGCGGCCGCAACGCTGCAGGAAATGCTGACGATCAAGTCTGACGATGTTTATGGTCGCGCTAAAGCCTACGAGAGCATCATTAAAGACGATGTGATCACCGGGCCGAAACTTCCAGAAAGCTTCAACGTGCTTGTGAAAGAACTTCAAGGTCTTGGCCTACGGGTTGACCTGATGGATGATAGCGAAACAATCGATGCAGAAAGTGTTATCGAGCAAAGCGGGCCAGAAGATAAATCTGTGCCAGTACTTGATGACGAGCCAACTGAGTTTGTGCTCGATGAGGCCGATGACTTTGGTGATATCGATGAAGATGATGGCATGAGCATCCAGGACATTGACGAAATTGAAGAAATAAAGGAGGAGGCGTAA
- the rpsG gene encoding 30S ribosomal protein S7 codes for MPRKVTKKLQRTIKPDRKYQSVLVQRLINKSMLDGKKLAAERMVYAALEQAAKTLKSEEPLEVFEKALRNISPNFEVKSRRVGGANYQIPFPVQGHRQLHYAFSWLVQSARGRSGIPYEKRLALEIVDAYNETGAAFKKKEDTHKMAEANRAFAHFARS; via the coding sequence ATGCCAAGAAAAGTCACTAAGAAACTACAACGCACCATTAAACCTGATCGCAAATACCAGAGCGTACTGGTGCAACGTCTCATTAACAAGAGTATGCTTGATGGCAAGAAGTTGGCCGCTGAGCGAATGGTGTATGCCGCGCTTGAGCAGGCTGCTAAGACGCTAAAGAGCGAAGAACCACTTGAAGTGTTTGAAAAAGCTCTGAGAAACATTAGCCCGAATTTTGAAGTTAAAAGCCGTCGTGTTGGTGGTGCTAACTATCAAATTCCTTTCCCCGTGCAAGGGCACCGTCAGCTCCACTATGCATTTAGCTGGTTAGTGCAGAGTGCTCGTGGCCGCAGCGGCATTCCCTATGAGAAGCGTCTCGCGCTCGAAATTGTCGATGCCTACAATGAAACCGGCGCTGCCTTCAAGAAAAAAGAAGATACTCACAAAATGGCCGAAGCCAACCGAGCATTTGCTCATTTTGCGCGCAGCTAG